TTTTGTTTTGCATGCATGCCCTTGTATATATAAAGTGTGGATAACCAACCAGCGAGTGCGCTTTGACCTCTTCGATGGTGAGCGCCGGCTTCCCCTGAGCGTCTTTGAGCGTGATGAGCACGTCGAGGAAGTCGTCGAGCTCCCTCCTCTCGCCGGACTTCCACTGCCTCCATCGCTCGTCGATGACTGTGTCGTGGAGCCGGTTCACCGTCGTGTTCGCCTCCTTGACCGCCTTCTCGTGGCCATCCAGGTCGAGACCGCGCAGCCACGGGAGGTAGTCTGAGACGCAGAACGCGAAGAGGAGCCCGAGGGACGTAAACACGGCGTCCATGTGCTCCTCCTCCATCAGGCCCGGCCCACCGTCCGGCCGAGGCTCGCCGAAGTACCGCCGGCCGAAGACTAGCCGGCGGATGACGTTGCCGCAGTAGTGCCTCGCCACGTGCCTCACGTCCACGCCAGACGCAGACCCGGTGGCGAGGGTGTGGACGTAGCGGCTGAGGTTGTCGGCCTCGTCGGCGCGGCGGTCGTGGAGCCACCGGTGGCGGGACGGGCAGACGATCTCCGAGGTGAGCACGCGGCGCATCTTCTTCCACTGGTCGCCGAAGGGCGAGAGCACGGCGTCCTTGTACCCGCCGCTGATGGTGCCGGAGGCGAAGGTGAGCGGGCGGGAGGCGAAGTTGGCGTCCTGCGTCCTGAGTACCTCGCGGGCGATGCTGGGGCAGGTGATGGCGATGACGTGCACGCTGCCGAGGCGAACGCAGGTGATGTCGGTGCCCATGTCCTCCATCATCCGATGGATCCACCGGAATGCCGGCTTGCTGAGTAACATCTCGGGAAGGTTCCCCACTACCGGCCACGGCACAGGCCCCGGCGGGAGAGCCGGCGCCGACGCACCAACAATTCTGCCACGAGAACATGCGATCTTGCTCTTGGGACGCCTGAGCAGCACCAGCCTCCGTGGATCATGAGGGAGATGAATGCTAACACGAGCAGTGGCGCTAGCGCCTTGGCAGCTGCTGAGGAGATGGATACCCATCTTCCCCGAAAGCTTTGCTTTTGCCTGCTTCCTGGTGTAGCACCTGTTTTTTTTTAGGACTGTAGCACCTGTTATTGCCAAACGAGTCTAGCTTGGTGTGCTGCTATAGTTGTGGATGAGtccctatatactccctccgtccggacaAGTTTGTCTCAAACTTATCTTGAATGTATCTAGCATCaaattagtgctagatacattTATTTGGGGAACAAACTTTTTCGGACAGTCATGAGACTATAGATGGAATGCATCCATCAGCCCACCTGTGCACCGTAGGATCAGAGGAAGCAGGGACGTCCGATTTGCCTCCTAGGACCTGCGCGAGAGGATGTAACGAGCGCTAATTATGGATGGTTCCCTTCTCGTTAATTATGGTTTTTTTGCATTAATCACGTCTAATTACTTTCCTTTTTTTAAGCTACGTGTAATTAGTTTCCTAACAACTTGTGATTTGCTCCCAACAAACAAATATATTTCTATTTTTGCAGATGCATTTTTTTGCAAGGAAACAATTACGGGTTATTTTTGCGTTAATCTCGTCTAATTAGTTTCCTTTTTCTTGAAGCTACGTCTAATTAGTTTCCTAACTTGCGATTTGCTTCCAACAAATATATTTCTATTTTTGCAGATGCATTTTTGTGCAAGGAAACATCTTTTCTTTTTAGATTGAGATGTGCTTTCAATAAACAAATACAAAAAATAATTATTTCCGTGGGAAGTCTGCATAGAAGCATTACTTTTTGTCAATGGAAGCACACTTTCGCGTTGTTATTCGATCATAGAAGCATTACTTTTACAGTCTTGCTAagcctcagtcgactgagacttagttAAGTCCCAGTCGATGCTATATCCATAAGATTTTACATTGAGATCCATGCAAAAAAAAATCcagttttttcttcttctctctttcATGTTATGccacttgactgagacttggttaaatctcagtcgagtcgactgagacctagccacacccttaCTTTTATCGATGGAAGCACCATCTCACGTTGCGATGCAATTGTGCTTATGTTGAGAAGACTATTTGTTTCCATTATATTACAATTGTGCTTCTGTTCAGAAGAATATTTGCTTCGAATATGTTTCTATCAAAAAGAAGATTTGCTTCTATCGAAAATGAGATTCAATTCTCTCTAGTCAAAAATCGCATCCAATGTTCAACTACATTTTTTTACAATCACGCAAATTCTTATTTCCATCCACTAGAATTCAATAGAACATAAAGTTGCATCAGGCAAACAAAAAAATTCGGCTTCTATATTTGATTACTTATATTTCCAAGGAAATGAAAATTACAATCACAATTTAGAGTGAGCCTAAACCAGTTC
This region of Triticum aestivum cultivar Chinese Spring chromosome 2D, IWGSC CS RefSeq v2.1, whole genome shotgun sequence genomic DNA includes:
- the LOC123048979 gene encoding tyrosine N-monooxygenase-like, with translation MGIHLLSSCQGASATARVSIHLPHDPRRLVLLRRPKSKIACSRGRIVGASAPALPPGPVPWPVVGNLPEMLLSKPAFRWIHRMMEDMGTDITCVRLGSVHVIAITCPSIAREVLRTQDANFASRPLTFASGTISGGYKDAVLSPFGDQWKKMRRVLTSEIVCPSRHRWLHDRRADEADNLSRYVHTLATGSASGVDVRHVARHYCGNVIRRLVFGRRYFGEPRPDGGPGLMEEEHMDAVFTSLGLLFAFCVSDYLPWLRGLDLDGHEKAVKEANTTVNRLHDTVIDERWRQWKSGERRELDDFLDVLITLKDAQGKPALTIEEVKAHSLDIILAATDNPSNAVEWALAEMANAPEVMAKAVEEMDRVVGRERLVQESDIPQLNYAKACIREAFRLHPVAPFNLPHVALDDTTVAGYHVPKGSHVILSRIGLGRNPVIWEEPLLFKPERHINMAEGGDVVLTENELRFISFSTGRRGCIASSLGTDMCMMLFGRLIQGFTWSKPQGVAAINLSESEHDLFLTKPLVLHAEPRLPVHLYSATDI